The Streptomyces hundungensis genome contains the following window.
TCCCGACCCCCGTCGACCCGCCCGGCCCAGCGCCGTCTGCTGTGGAGATCGTTTCCATGCCCGAGCCCGCCCCGTCCCTGAGGACCGACGCCGCCCCGGCGCTCGTCGTCCACGACATTCCCCCGCCCAGGACCCGACTCTCGGGCCGGGCCCCCTCGCGCCCGCCGGCCGGCGCCGCCTTCCACACCGTCAGTGCGGCGGCCACCCTCCTGGTGGTCCTGGTGGCGATCGGCACCGTCATCCACGAACCGGTGCTGATACCTCCGCTGGCGGCAAGCGCCGCCCTCGTGCACGGCGCCCCCACCCTCTCCCTTTCGCAGCCCCGCAACGTCATCCTGGGCCACCTGCTGGGCGCGGCGACGGGCTATGCGGTCCTCGCCACGGTCGGCAGCTCGCCCTGGGCCACGGCCCTGGCCGGAGCGGCGACCATCGCCCTCACCCTCCTCGCCCGCGCGCCCCACTCGCCCGCCTGCGCCACCCCCGTCGTGGTCGTGTTGCAGCACCCCGCCCCGCAGTACTTCGTGCCCCTGCTCGCGGGTGCCTGCGCCCTGCTCGTCCTCGGCGAGTACACGGCCTCCCGCATCCGGCGGGGTGCCCCCGCCTATCCCGCCTACTGGTGGTAGCGGCGGCCCGAGACCGGCAAGGCCTTCATGCGGCCCGGCTGTGCAGGGCGCGGTGGGCCCGGACCAGGTCCGCGTAGCGGTGGCCGCTGGCCTTGATGGTGCGGGCCTGGGTGCGGTAGTCGACGTGGACGAGGCCGAAGCGCTTGTCGTAGCCGTACGCCCACTCGAAGTTGTCCAGGAGCGACCAGGCGAAGTAGCCGGCGAGCGGGGCGCCCCGGCGGACGGCCGAGGCGCAGGCCGCAAGGTGGCGCTCCAGGTAGTCCGTGCGCTCCGGGTCGTCGACGGCACCGTCGGGCTGGACCGCGTCCGGGAACGAGGAGCCGTTCTCCGTGACGTAGATCTTGCGCGCGCCGTACTCGTCGGTGAGGCGCATGAGCAGCGATTCGATGCCTTCCGCCTCGATCTCCCAGTCCATGCCGGTGCGCGGCACGTCCTCGCGCCGGACGGAACGGCCGTGCGGGACCGGCCCGTTGGGGTCGTCGACGACGTAGGCCGGGAAGTAGTAGTTCAGGCCCAGCCAGTCCAGCGGGGCGGCGATGGTGGCCAGGTCGCCCGGCTGCTCGGGCAGGTCGACGCCGTACACCTCGCGCATGTCGCCGGGGAAGCCGCGGCCGTGGACGGGGTCGAGCCACCAGCGGTTGACGTGGCCGTCCAC
Protein-coding sequences here:
- a CDS encoding HPP family protein; translated protein: MPEPAPSLRTDAAPALVVHDIPPPRTRLSGRAPSRPPAGAAFHTVSAAATLLVVLVAIGTVIHEPVLIPPLAASAALVHGAPTLSLSQPRNVILGHLLGAATGYAVLATVGSSPWATALAGAATIALTLLARAPHSPACATPVVVVLQHPAPQYFVPLLAGACALLVLGEYTASRIRRGAPAYPAYWW